A stretch of Apis cerana isolate GH-2021 linkage group LG1, AcerK_1.0, whole genome shotgun sequence DNA encodes these proteins:
- the LOC107992742 gene encoding protein artichoke-like, with translation MLFIILFLPLVVAAPQEPTRESYILDIKNGTLRNVLFHGTPLEELDLSGLGIRHLEKNALDNVSTLKWLSLANNSLESLPEFMFSNLSNLEYLSLAENNLKNLEYLFVRLENLRVLNISCNPVLHLRRGHLFGLTKSTTILIEGNNLWSISTGTFTNSFLKDDEELKNLEKMKTELTMIQTTESAETEIELASERNALNGNMPTTKNEILKGQKLKLCMPNNIVLSIEPLENNSVANGCLEIPVNKEKRSVSLQGLGIKGFHEKWYQLQYLPIISLDLSNNEITEITKELLNDLPEDLIYVNLRGNRIRCIWSQVIENRHLKILNLSNNFLEKIEDGALAKTNLTSLTFFENQLESLSFVSSLPNTLQVLILAKNRFSSIPDRTFVNLPNLIYLNLVNNQIERLQNDVFKGLDSLQILIITKNRLVEIERDAFNGLKQLTTLNFYQNSLRELQKGTFSGLENLKDLNLSSNKLQKITADMFSDLPQNLGYLHIDFNEINSLEKGSFVNVPRFTLSLTGNKISTIPSGTFDLPTLRDLYLNNNTLTMIDGDSYEGLPQLKHLLLIENQINEISKGSCKNLASLSILNISRNPIQKLQNGALYGLSLARGNSIYIYENQLKEIQGALFEDI, from the coding sequence ATGTTATTTATCATACTATTCCTTCCTTTGGTGGTTGCCGCGCCACAAGAGCCAACCCGTGAAAGTTACATCCTGGATATCAAGAATGGAACCCTAAGGAACGTCCTATTTCACGGCACACCCCTCGAGGAACTCGATTTATCTGGCTTAGGGATTCGTCACCTGGAAAAGAACGCCTTAGACAACGTATCCACGTTAAAATGGTTGAGCCTCGCCAACAATTCTCTCGAATCCCTTCCAGAGTTCATGTTTTCCAATCTCTCGAATCTGGAGTACCTCTCCTTAGCGGAGAACAATTTGAAGAACCTGGAATACCTCTTCGTCCGCTTGGAGAACCTTCGAGTGTTAAACATCTCTTGCAATCCCGTGCTTCATCTTCGCAGAGGACATTTGTTCGGTCTCACGAAATCGACCACCATATTGATCGAAGGAAATAATCTTTGGAGTATAAGTACCGGTACGTTCACGAATTCGTTTCTGAAAGACGAcgaagaattaaagaatttggAGAAGATGAAGACCGAGTTGACCATGATCCAGACGACAGAGAGTGCGGAGACCGAGATAGAATTAGCATCAGAGCGCAATGCGTTGAATGGTAACATGCCGACCACAAAGAACGAGATATTGAAAGGTCAGAAGTTGAAGTTGTGCATGCCGAATAACATAGTCCTTTCTATAGAGCCGCTCGAAAATAATTCAGTGGCGAATGGATGCTTGGAGATACCTGTGAACAAAGAGAAAAGATCGGTCAGTTTGCAAGGACTAGGAATCAAAGGATTTCACGAGAAGTGGTACCAGTTACAATATCTTCCGATAATTTCCTTAGATTTGTCCAACAATGAGATCACGGAGATCACGAAAGAGTTGCTTAACGATCTTCCTGAAGATTTGATTTACGTGAACCTGAGAGGAAATAGAATCAGATGTATATGGAGCCAGGTGATCGAAAATAGacatttaaaaatcttgaatcTTAGCAATAATTTTCTGGAGAAGATCGAAGATGGTGCATTGGCGAAGACGAACCTAACCTCTTTGACGTTCTTCGAAAATCAATTAGAAAGCCTCTCGTTCGTTTCCAGTTTGCCCAATACTTTGCAAGTCCTCATATTGGCAAAAAATCGATTCTCTTCCATCCCTGATAGAACATTCGTGAATCTGCCTAATCTGATTTATCTGAATTTGGTTAACAATCAGATCGAAAGACTTCAGAATGATGTTTTTAAAGGATTAGATTCGCTTCAGATTTTGATCATCACTAAAAACAGGTTGGTGGAGATCGAACGTGATGCATTCAACGGTCTGAAGCAATTGActactttgaatttttatcaaaattctttGAGAGAACTTCAAAAAGGAACTTTCTCGGGActggaaaatttgaaagatttaaatttaagttcgAATAAGTTACAAAAGATCACCGCCGATATGTTTTCAGACTTACCACAAAATTTGGGATATCTTCATATCGATTTCAATGAGATAAACAGTTTGGAAAAGGGAAGCTTCGTCAATGTTCCCAGATTCACATTGTCTTTAACTGGAAATAAAATCTCAACCATCCCGAGTGGAACTTTCGATTTACCTACACTTAgagatctttatttaaataataacacttTGACGATGATCGATGGTGACAGCTATGAAGGATTGCCTCAGTTGAAACATCTTCTGTTGATAGAAAATCAGATTAACGAAATATCGAAAGGTTCTTGCAAGAATTTAGCCAGCTTGAGTATATTGAACATCTCGAGGAATCCGATTCAGAAACTGCAAAATGGAGCCCTTTACGGATTGAGTTTGGCAAGaggaaattctatatatatttatgaaaatcagCTAAAAGAAATCCAAGGTGCATTATTCGAAGATATCTAA
- the LOC107992734 gene encoding uncharacterized protein LOC107992734: protein MDELQNQNNNDLIHCRYDNNNNNSNRLTAYLDLDNRLDDPLREPEVTMNLNEGSAQLLVHPLEEPEEDLFDYEVDTSFQDINTESEEQVVPSSQLSNSYKYLDELTISDDEVDEGIFEDEPASNLILPDDNNRYNSQPP from the exons ATGGATGAATTACAAAATCAGAATAATAATGATCTGATCCACTGTAGATacgacaataataataataatagcaacaGGTTAACAGCATATCTTGATTTGGATAATCGTTTAGATGATCCACTTC GAGAACCAGAAGTAACTATGAATTTAAACGAAGGTTCTGCACAATTACTAGTTCATCCATTAGAAGAACCAGAAgaagatttatttgattatgaaGTTGATACTTCATTTCAAGATATAAATACAGAATCTGAG gaacaaGTGGTACCATCCAGTCAACTAagtaatagttataaatatctcGATGAACTTACCATTTCTGATGATGAAGTAGATGAAGGCATATTTGAAGATGAACCAgcatctaatttaatattgccAGATGACAATAACAGATATAATTCACAACCTCCGTGA